A DNA window from Massilia putida contains the following coding sequences:
- a CDS encoding glycosyltransferase, whose amino-acid sequence MERIKILFFAEAVTLAHVGRPIALAQSLDPARFDVHFACAEGYEFCFNGTQFTRWTIHSIPSQQFLDALAGGKPVYNAATLAGYVEDDLRVLDAVRPDIVVGDFRLSLSVSARLRRIPYVSLMNAYWSPYVVQHYAVPHIPLTRLLPIRIANAIFRMARPVAFASHSVPLNRVRRQYGLPSLGTDLRKVYTDADYSMYADVPELFPPKSLPQQHAYIGPIIWAPPLAQPDWWDKLPEDKPIVYVTLGSSGQGRLLPLVLEALAPLPVTVIAATAGTIDVASAPANAFVAPYLPGDLAAQRASLVVCNGGSPTSQQALVAGVPVLGIAANLDQFLNMSGVIKAGAGALLRADRFRAKKLTRQVRVMLDDPTLKAGARRVADAFANYPTPQRMAAFLEGIRAFHRFAPAHGAGEHRLGMLEDDGAMLSDMR is encoded by the coding sequence ATGGAACGTATCAAAATCCTATTCTTTGCGGAAGCGGTCACCCTGGCCCACGTCGGGCGTCCCATCGCGCTCGCGCAATCCCTCGATCCCGCGCGCTTCGACGTGCATTTCGCCTGCGCGGAAGGCTACGAATTCTGTTTCAACGGCACGCAGTTCACCCGCTGGACCATCCACAGCATCCCCAGCCAGCAATTCCTCGACGCGCTCGCGGGTGGCAAGCCCGTGTACAACGCGGCGACGCTGGCCGGTTACGTCGAGGACGACCTGCGCGTGCTCGACGCCGTGCGCCCCGACATCGTCGTCGGCGACTTCCGCCTATCGTTGTCCGTCAGCGCACGCCTGCGCCGGATTCCGTACGTGTCGCTGATGAACGCGTACTGGAGCCCTTACGTCGTGCAGCATTACGCCGTGCCGCACATCCCGCTGACGCGCCTCCTGCCGATCCGCATCGCCAATGCGATCTTCCGCATGGCGCGCCCGGTCGCGTTCGCCTCGCACTCCGTGCCGCTGAACCGCGTGCGCCGCCAGTACGGGCTGCCTTCGCTGGGCACCGACCTGCGCAAGGTCTATACGGACGCCGACTACAGCATGTATGCCGACGTCCCCGAACTGTTCCCTCCGAAAAGCCTGCCGCAGCAGCATGCATACATCGGCCCCATCATCTGGGCACCGCCGCTGGCCCAGCCCGATTGGTGGGACAAGCTGCCGGAAGACAAGCCGATCGTCTATGTGACCCTCGGCAGTTCCGGCCAGGGCCGCCTGCTGCCGCTCGTGCTGGAAGCGCTGGCGCCGCTGCCCGTGACCGTCATCGCGGCCACGGCCGGCACGATCGACGTCGCCAGCGCGCCGGCGAATGCATTCGTCGCACCGTATCTGCCGGGCGACCTGGCGGCGCAGCGTGCCAGCCTCGTCGTCTGCAATGGCGGCAGCCCGACCAGCCAGCAAGCCTTGGTCGCCGGCGTGCCGGTGCTGGGCATCGCCGCCAACCTCGACCAATTCCTGAACATGAGCGGCGTCATCAAGGCCGGCGCCGGCGCCCTGCTGCGCGCCGACCGTTTCCGCGCCAAAAAACTGACGCGCCAGGTGCGCGTGATGCTCGACGATCCGACGCTCAAGGCAGGGGCGCGGCGCGTGGCCGATGCGTTCGCCAATTACCCGACGCCGCAACGCATGGCCGCTTTTCTGGAAGGGATACGTGCTTTCCACCGGTTTGCGCCGGCTCATGGCGCAGGCGAACACCGGTTGGGCATGCTGGAGGACGACGGCGCGATGCTTTCCGATATGCGTTAA
- a CDS encoding molybdopterin biosynthesis protein MoeY, which produces MNLPQTIRDILDLARWAPSGDNTQVWRFEVLGPDHVAVHFYDTREDTVYDFRGRPSQLSHGTLLETMAIAATAHGLRTEIARRPDDQDHLPVFDVRFVPDPAAKPSPLIAAIQTRSVQRRAMSTRALLPQEKRALEDAVGDGYHVRWIEGFGGKMAAARLMFSNAKLRLTMPEAYEVHRRIIHWNARHSPDRVPDQALGVDAATLRLMKWAMVSWSRLSTMNRLMGTWAPRLQMDLVPGLRCAAHFVIMAKRAPETVEDHVAAGRAVQRFWLTLTHLGLAMQPEMTPLIFSAYVEHDQPFSTVDKLHGSARQLRQRLHKLIGTGNGHPVFMGRLGAGPAPEARSLRKPLEELMK; this is translated from the coding sequence ATGAACCTGCCGCAGACGATCCGCGACATCCTCGACCTGGCACGCTGGGCGCCAAGCGGCGACAACACCCAGGTGTGGCGATTCGAAGTGCTCGGTCCGGACCACGTCGCCGTGCACTTTTACGACACGCGCGAAGATACCGTGTACGACTTCCGCGGCCGTCCGAGCCAGTTGTCGCACGGCACTCTGCTGGAAACGATGGCGATCGCCGCCACCGCCCACGGCCTGCGCACCGAGATCGCCCGACGCCCGGACGACCAGGACCACCTGCCCGTGTTCGACGTGCGTTTCGTGCCTGATCCGGCGGCGAAACCGAGTCCGCTCATCGCCGCCATCCAGACCCGCAGCGTGCAGCGCCGCGCGATGAGCACGCGCGCCCTGCTTCCCCAAGAAAAACGCGCCCTCGAAGATGCCGTCGGCGACGGCTACCACGTGCGCTGGATCGAAGGCTTCGGTGGCAAGATGGCCGCGGCGCGCCTGATGTTTTCGAACGCCAAGCTGCGCCTGACGATGCCGGAAGCCTACGAGGTGCACCGCCGCATCATCCACTGGAACGCACGCCACAGCCCCGACCGCGTGCCCGACCAGGCCCTGGGCGTCGACGCCGCCACCTTGCGCCTGATGAAATGGGCGATGGTCAGCTGGAGCCGCCTGTCGACGATGAACCGCCTGATGGGCACCTGGGCGCCGCGCCTGCAGATGGACCTCGTTCCGGGGCTGCGCTGCGCCGCCCACTTCGTCATCATGGCCAAACGCGCGCCGGAGACGGTCGAAGACCACGTCGCCGCCGGCCGCGCCGTGCAGCGCTTCTGGCTGACGCTGACCCACCTGGGCCTGGCCATGCAGCCCGAGATGACGCCCCTGATCTTTTCCGCCTACGTGGAGCACGACCAGCCGTTCTCGACGGTCGACAAATTACACGGTTCGGCGCGGCAATTGCGGCAGCGCCTGCACAAGCTGATCGGCACCGGCAACGGTCATCCGGTCTTCATGGGACGGCTCGGCGCCGGCCCGGCACCCGAGGCCCGTTCGTTGCGCAAGCCGCTCGAAGAACTGATGAAGTAA
- a CDS encoding ThiF family adenylyltransferase — MTNPFRYEQAFSRNIGWVTPAEQQTLRSKRIAIAGGGGVGGVHLLTLARLGVTKFHIADFDTFDIVNFNRQVGAMMSTVGQPKAEVLARMAKDINPEIDVKIFPDGVNQGNLNAFLDGVDLYVDALDFFAFDARQQTFAACARLGIPATTAAPLGMGAALLNFLPGQMTFEDYFQWGDLPELDKAIRFVVGLAPAGLHRPYLVVPEAVNFVERRGPSTFMACQLCAGIVATEALKILLGRGKVLAAPRGVQFDAYRNKLAHTWRPGGNANPLHRLMIAVAKRQMTRQLAGKAVQA, encoded by the coding sequence ATGACAAATCCGTTCCGCTATGAACAGGCGTTTTCACGCAATATCGGCTGGGTGACGCCGGCAGAACAGCAGACCCTGCGCAGCAAACGTATCGCCATCGCGGGCGGCGGCGGAGTCGGCGGCGTACACCTGCTGACCCTGGCGCGGCTGGGCGTAACAAAATTTCATATCGCCGACTTCGACACGTTCGATATCGTCAATTTCAATCGCCAGGTCGGCGCCATGATGTCGACGGTCGGCCAGCCCAAGGCCGAGGTCCTGGCTCGCATGGCCAAGGACATCAACCCCGAAATCGACGTCAAGATCTTTCCTGACGGCGTCAACCAGGGCAATCTCAACGCATTCCTGGACGGCGTCGACCTGTACGTCGACGCCCTCGACTTCTTCGCTTTCGACGCCCGCCAGCAGACGTTCGCCGCCTGCGCCCGCCTCGGCATCCCGGCCACGACGGCCGCGCCGCTGGGCATGGGCGCCGCCCTGCTGAACTTCCTGCCGGGACAGATGACGTTCGAAGACTATTTCCAATGGGGCGATCTGCCCGAACTGGACAAGGCGATCCGCTTCGTCGTCGGCCTCGCGCCGGCCGGCCTGCACCGTCCTTACCTGGTCGTGCCGGAAGCCGTCAACTTCGTGGAACGCCGCGGTCCGTCCACGTTCATGGCCTGCCAGCTGTGCGCCGGCATCGTCGCCACGGAGGCGCTCAAGATCCTGCTCGGCCGCGGCAAAGTACTGGCCGCGCCGCGCGGCGTGCAGTTCGACGCCTATCGCAACAAGCTGGCCCACACCTGGCGCCCGGGCGGCAACGCCAATCCGCTGCACCGGCTGATGATCGCCGTCGCCAAGCGCCAGATGACACGCCAGCTGGCCGGGAAGGCGGTACAGGCATGA